A window of Solanum stenotomum isolate F172 chromosome 3, ASM1918654v1, whole genome shotgun sequence contains these coding sequences:
- the LOC125858140 gene encoding uncharacterized protein LOC125858140 has product MELFYYVLFGAMAAVVAVLELGGKSNKDRITTSQAFNSFKNNYILVYSLMMAGDWLQGPYVYYLYSTYGFGKGDIGQLFIAGFGSSMLFGTIVGSLADKQGRKRACVTYCITYILSCITKHSPQYKVLMVGRILGGIATSLLFSSFESWLVAEHFKRGFESQWLSLTFSKAIFVGNGLVAIIAGLFGNFLVDSLNLGPVSPFDAAACFLAIGMAVILSSWSENYGDPSESKDLLTQFKGAAVAIASDEKIALLGAIQSLFEGSMYTFVFLWTPALSPNDEDIPHGFIFATFMLASMLGSSFAARLMAKNSPKVESYMQIVFVVSSASLMLPILTTFLVPPSNVKGGGISFAGSIQLLGFCTFESCVGIFWPSIMKMRSQYIPEEARSTIMNFFRIPLNLFVCIVLYNVNAFPITVMFGMCSIFLFVASILQRRLAAIADKPKAEDWTAMKERDTEADPLNAP; this is encoded by the exons ATGGAGTTGTTCTACTATGTGTTGTTTGGGGCCATGGCTGCTGTTGTGGCAGTTCTTGAGCTGGGTGGGAAGAGCAACAAAGATCGAATCACAACTTCTCAGGCTTTCAATTCATTCAAAAACAATTACATTCTTGTTTACTCTCTTATGATGG CTGGTGATTGGCTACAGGGTCCATATGTATACTACCTTTACAGCACATATGGCTTTGGCAAGGGGGATATTGGACAGCTATTCATTGCTGGATTTGGATCTTCCATGCTGTTCGGCACAATTGTTGGATCTCTTGCCGACAAACA GGGCCGGAAGAGGGCATGTGTAACTTACTGTATCACGTACATACTGAGTTGCATCACCAAGCATTCCCCTCAGTACAAGGTTCTGATGGTTGGACGTATTTTGGGTGGCATTGCTACATCTCTACTGTTTTCATCGTTTGAGTCATGGCTTGTAGCAGAACACTTTAAG AGGGGTTTTGAGTCCCAATGGCTTTCACTTACTTTCTCCAAGGCAATATTTGTCGGAAATGGTCTTGTTGCAATTATTGCTGGATTGTTTGGAAATTTTCTTGTTGATTCATTAAATCTCGGCCCTGTGTCTCCTTTTGATGCTGCTGCCTGCTTTCTTGCCATTGGAATGGCAGTCATATTATCATCATGGTCGGAGAACTATGGAGACCCATCAGAGAGCAAAGACTTGCTAACTCAATTCAAGGGTGCAGCTGTGGCCATTGCTTCAG ATGAGAAGATTGCATTACTCGGTGCTATACAATCTCTATTTGAAGGTTCcatgtatacatttgtgtttctCTGGACTCCTGCCCTCAGCCCAAATGATGAAGACATTCCCCAtggttttatttttgcaacttTCATGTTGGCTTCAATGTTGGGAAGCTCATTTGCAGCTCGCCTTATGGCGAAGAACTCACCTAAAGTTGAGAGCTACATGCAGATTGTTTTTGTTGTATCTTCTGCATCTCTCATGCTGCCCATTCTGACAACT TTCTTGGTACCTCCTTCAAATGTGAAAGGGGGAGGCATCTCCTTTGCTGGAAGTATCCAGCTTCTTGGCTTCTGTACCTTCGAGTCTTGTGTTGGCATCTTCTGGCCGTCCATCATGAAGATGAGGTCTCAATACATTCCCGAGGAAGCAAGGAGCACCATAATGAACTTCTTCAGGATTCCCCTCAACCTCTTTGTCTGCATTGTACTTTACAAT GTCAATGCTTTCCCCATCACTGTGATGTTTGGCATGTGCTCAATTTTCCTCTTTGTTGCATCCATATTGCAAAGACGGCTTGCAGCCATTGCAGACAAGCCAA AAGCAGAAGATTGGACAGCAATGAAGGAAAGGGATACTGAGGCTGATCCATTGAATGCACCTTGA
- the LOC125859311 gene encoding F-box protein SKIP31-like: MEKLPPELFLRIFCLLDHRNLATAQLVCRRWKMLGSDNSLWCDLFIERWGSDQATFYAPVDSKSWKHVYMVQDRCDRNGLGLKIIREGDDYYLIHQGEIQRHLGSRKSKIEDLCDSSADYKDDREEVPSLSILDKILFFIGDLESASVQAKRSRLV; this comes from the exons ATGGAGAAGTTGCCACCTGAACTTTTTCTCAGAATTTTCTGTCTCTTGGATCACCGTAATCTTGCAACTGCACAATTGG ttTGCAGAAGATGGAAAATGTTGGGTTCAGATAACAGTTTATGGTGTGATCTGTTTATAGAGAGATGGGGATCAGATCAAGCCACTTTTTATGCCCCTGTTGATTCCAAATCATGGAAACATGTCTATATGGTTCAAGATCGTTGTGATCGCAATGGATT GGGattgaaaattataagagaaGGAGATGACTACTATCTTATTCACCAGGGTGAAATTCAGAGACATTTAGGTTCAAGAAAATCGAAAATCGAAGATTTATGTGATTCATCAGCTGACTATAAAGATGATAGAGAGGAGGTACCAAGTTTAAGCATCTTGGACAAGATACTTTTCTTCATTGGGGACTTGGAATCTGCTTCTGTCCAGGCTAAACGAAGCCGATTGGTGTAA
- the LOC125860982 gene encoding MAG2-interacting protein 2 translates to MEETAGEILFETRHHASSPYISNYPPNHQQLNEDAKSGYLSRLLSFSGIAQLKERWRKHGHPTKVRRYASLFVSPRGDLVAVASGNQITILQKDDDYQKPCGIFICKSITSFHCGAWSETHDVLGVADDSDTIYLIKANGEEITRISKGHIKSSSPVVGLMVQDDADLKKSCLCTFTIITADGLIHDIEISQDPSASVFSPLASSSGTMLKQFPQDMICLDYQPEMSLFSIVSSAGGLQLTTNGLYSLSLCRKRGNLALEVVVSTQFEGIFSIPKDYVGHITSSKVSISPQGRFVATLDMGGSLNTFKFDEEQRSLSKCSYGEGNELHQGNKESNKGNILVNGVTDFAWWSDGILAVAERNGNITMINICTGAKLCKTDETMYSLPLLERMPQLSGKLFLLETKPSIQNNESTKEIRASNFHLMECDYGDMNNKFDWANFRWSLVSFSERSISEMYDIFISRQEYQAALMFADQHGLDKDEALKAQWLHSSQGVNEINTLLSNIKDQVFVLSECVGRLGPTEDAVRALLDLGLRITDRYRFSEPEVDDHSKVWDCLVARLKLLQYRDRIETFLGINMGRFSLQEYKKFCSLPIKEAAIALAESGKIGALNLLFKRHPYSLTSSLLDVLAAIPETVPVQTYGQLLPGSSPPPSISLREEDWVECDEMVTFIISRVPESHESYTQIRTEPIVKQFLGSQWPSVSELSSWYKKRARDIDTLSGQLDNSMCLIDFACRKGISQLQPFLEEISYLHQLIYSEENEEMNFSMSLTRWESLPDYERFKLMLIGVREDTVIKRLHSKAIPFMKKRFHSLTVPSRDEKTDYSAESFLVRWLKEIATENKLEMCSVVIEEGSREAQNNNFFHNEAEVVDCALQCIYACSGTDRWSTMASILSKLPFPRDSEAASLKERLRLTEGHIEAGRILALYQVPKPISFFQEAYSDEKGVKQIIRLILSKFVRRQPGRSDNDWTNMWLDLQSLQEKAFCFIDLEYVLMEFCRGLLKAGKFSLARNYLKGVGSVSLANDKAENLVIQAAREYFFSASSLSSSEIWKAKECLNILPTSRNVRVEADIIDAVTVKLPNLGVTLLPMQFRQIKDPMEIVKLVVTSQGGAYLNVDEIIELAKLLGLSSYDDISAVQEAIAREAAVVGDLQLAFDLCLVLAKKGHGSVWDLCAALARGPALENMDISSRKQLLGFALSHCDGESIAELLHAWKDLDMQDQCESLMVLTGTEPENALVQDSTMSYKPPCTPDKTDLKECSDQEAQLKQIENVLFQVAKDVQVDGDWTIPSILRENGKLLSFAAVYLPWLLELSQEAENNKKFKSSLFSGNRYVSLRAQAVMTILSWLARNGFSPKDSLIACVAKSIMESPVSEEEDILGCSFLLNLADAFSGVDIIERNLITRENYNEITSIMNVGMIYSLLHNCGIKCEDPAQRRDLLLTKFQQKHKLICSDEKEQIDQAQSTFWREWKLKLEEQKRNADSSRSLEQILPGVEAARFLSGDMDYRENVVLSFIESMTPEKKHSVKDVLKLANTYSLDCNKVLLHYLRSIFVSDAWSTDDVRNEVSNHREELLACAAETIKCISSSIYPAVDGHDKQRLSLIYGLLSDCYLQQDEQMDPMHPHSIHIARFSKIAEEECCRVSCIEDLNFKNVAGIEDLNLDCFNSEISAHINENNVEALANLVKNLLSVRDGPVPDGLLSWQYVYEHHVLSLLTKLEARTEQGVDIQSSESLHCLISEIEQTYNTCYKYLKFVPNPARLDILKRFLAIILTAEGSFKSLPCGSGWQVCLAMLVDTWLRMLNDMHEVALLENSEERFCLECIMMCLKVFARLVAGEKVSSSQGWATVIGYVGYVLVGDVAAEIFNFCRAMVYAGCGFGAVAVVYDEVMAHFPHEAGLLTDFKKEAASIQNLRNLYLSILKTILQELIDESYEHQCLHYYLSSLSKLDGDLDNLLSVRQAVWERLEEFSENFQLPNHVRVYILELMQLIAATDKSSKRFSSKLQVEVHSWEGWENLHNASANCENTATDGISNKIDTSNKFTNTLIALKSTQLVSTISPNIEITPEDLSTVESTVSCFLGVSKFAESESHVDALLAMLQEWEGHFSREEIEKDSGEVSDGGNSWGNDDWDEGWESFQEPIEEEPKKGAKLSVHPLHVCWMEIFRKLLTISQYNKMLKLLDKSVAKPGEVLLDEENAQGLSQIAVEIDCFLALKLMLLLPYEVIQLQCLESVEQKLKQEGISDKIGMDLEILLLVLSSGVISTIITKPSYGTTFSYICFMVGNFSRQCQESQLSSSRRGESAESESISKDYIDLFPRLIFPCFVSELVRSGQQVLAGFLVTKLMHTNPSLSLINIAGACLTKYLERQIQILHDSNPSFRDGVGSSEPLVNTISSLRDRMQNLIQSSLSSLSHDHR, encoded by the exons ATGGAAGAAACTGCCGGAGAAATCTTATTTGAGACACGACATCATGCTTCTAGCCCATATATTTCCAATTATCCTCCAAATCATCAGCAG TTGAATGAAGACGCCAAAAGCGGTTATCTTTCAAGATTGCTTTCTTTCTCAG GTATTGCCCAGCTCAAGGAGAGATGGAGAAAGCATGGGCATCCAACAAAAGTAAGGAGATATGCATCCTTGTTTGTTTCCCCAAGAGGTGATCTTGTGGCTGTAGCATCTGGGAATCAGATAACAATCCTGCAGAAGGATGATGACTACCAAAAACCTTGTGGAATATTTATCT GCAAAAGCATTACTTCATTCCATTGTGGGGCTTGGTCTGAAACTCATGATGTTCTTGGTGTTGCTGACGATAGTGACACAATCTATCTCATCAAAGCTAATGGTGAGGAAATTACCAGAATTTCCAAGGGTCATATAAAAAGCTCTTCACCAGTAGTTGGCTTGATGGTGCAGGATGATGCTGATTTGAAGAAATCTTGCTT GTGTACCTTCACTATAATTACAGCAGATGGGTTGATTCATGACATTGAGATCAGTCAAGATCCAAGTGCATCTGTTTTCTCACCCCTTGCCTCGAGCAGTGGGACGATGCTGAAGCAGTTTCCACAGGATATGATCTGCCTGGATTACCAGCCAGAAATGAGCTTATTTTCCATAGTTAGCAGTGCTGGCGGTTTACAGCTAACTACTAATG GATTATACAGTCTTTCTCTTTGCCGGAAAAGGGGAAACTTAGCCCTGGAAGTTGTCGTTTCTACTCAGTTTGAGGGTATCTTTTCTATCCCGAAAGATTATGTCGGTCATATAACTTCCTCTAAGGTGTCAATATCACCACAGGGAAGATTTGTCGCTACTCTTGATATGGGAGGATCTTTGAATACCTTTAAGTTTGATGAGGAACAGCGTTCTCTCTCAAAATGTTCTTATGGAGAGGGAAATGAATTACATCAGGGAAATAAGGAGTCAAATAAGGGGAACATTCTCGTGAATGGGGTTACAGATTTTGCCTGGTGGTCTGATGGTATACTTGCTGTTGCAGAAAGGAATGGCAACATCACTATGATTAATATATGTACCGGTGCTAAGCTATGTAAGACGGATGAGACTATGTATTCATTGCCCCTTTTAGAGAGAATGCCACAGTTGTCGGGAAAGCTTTTTCTACTGGAGACAAAACCATCCATTCAGAACAATGAATCGACTAAAGAAATTAGAGCAAGCAACTTTCATCTTATGGAGTGTGATTATGGTGATATGAATAATAAGTTTGACTGGGCCAATTTCCGATGGAGCTTAGTTTCATTTTCTGAACGATCCATTTCTGAAATGTATGATATATTTATCTCCAGACAAGAGTATCAGGCTGCTCTCATGTTTGCCGATCAGCATGGGCTAGATAAAGACGAAGCTCTAAAGGCACAGTGGTTGCACTCCTCCCAGGGTGTAAATGAGATAAATACACTACTTTCAAATATCAAGGATCAAGTTTTCGTACTTTCTGAATGTGTGGGTCGACTTGGACCAACTGAAGACGCAGTTAGAGCTTTGCTTGATCTTGGACTTCGCATAACTGACCGTTACAGATTTTCTGAGCCTGAGGTTGATGATCATAGTAAGGTGTGGGATTGTCTTGTGGCAAGACTTAAATTGTTGCAATACAGAGACCGGATAGAGACATTTCTTGGGATAAACATGGGCAG GTTTTCTTTACAGGAGTACAAGAAATTTTGTAGTTTGCCCATTAAAGAAGCTGCAATTGCACTTGCAGAAAGTGGCAAGATTGGGGCATTAAACCTTCTCTTTAAGCGTCATCCTTACTCCTTAACTTCCTCATTGTTGGATGTCTTAGCTGCCATCCCTGAGACTGTTCCAGTGCAGACTTATGGACAGCTCCTTCCTGGGAGTTCCCCTCCTCCAAGTATTTCTTTGAGGGAAGAAGATTGGGTTGAGTGTGATGAGATGGTAACTTTTATTATCAGCAGAGTCCCTGAGAGTCATGAGAGCTATACTCAGATCAGAACTGAGCCAATTGTAAAACAATTTTTGGGGTCTCAATGGCCTTCAGTAAGTGAACTATCGTCTTGGTACAAAAAAAGAGCCAGAGATATTGATACCCTAAGTGGGCAACTCGATAACTCCATGTGCTTGATTGACTTTGCTTGTCGCAAAGGCATTTCTCAATTGCAGCCGTTCCTAGAGGAGATTTCTTACTTACACCAGCTAATCTATTCTGaggagaatgaagaaatgaatttcTCCATGAGTCTTACTAGATGGGAAAGCTTACCTGATTATGAAAGATTTAAATTGATGTTGATTGGGGTCAGAGAAGATACTGTTATTAAAAGACTACATAGTAAAGCAATTCCATTCATGAAAAAGAGGTTTCACTCTTTGACTGTGCCTTCCAGAGATGAGAAAACAGATTACTCAGCTGAGTCATTTCTGGTCAGATGGCTGAAGGAGATTGCCACTGAGAATAAATTGGAGATGTGTTCAGTTGTAATTGAAGAGGGTAGCAGAGAGGCCCAGAATAATAACTTTTTCCATAATGAGGCTGAGGTTGTAGATTGTGCTCTTCAGTGCATATATGCTTGCTCTGGTACAGATAGGTGGAGTACGATGGCCTCCATTTTGTCTAAACTTCCATTTCCACGTG ATTCTGAAGCGGCAAGTCTCAAGGAAAGGTTGAGACTCACAGAAGGTCATATTGAAGCAGGAAGAATATTGGCGCTTTACCAG GTCCCAAAGCCTATCAGCTTTTTCCAGGAGGCATATTCTGATGAAAAGGGTGTAAAGCAGATAATTCGTCTCATTTTATCCAAATTTGTTCGCCGACAGCCTGGACGATCAGATAATGATTGGACAAATATGTGGCTTGACTTGCAGTCTTTGCAAGAGAAAGCATTTTGCTTCATAGATCTTGAGTATGTCTTGATGGAGTTCTGCAGGGGATTGCTGAAAGCAGGAAAATTTTCACTTGCGAGGAATTATTTGAAAGGTGTGGGTTCAGTGTCGTTGGCAAATGATAAAGCAGAAAACCTTGTTATTCAAGCTGCCAGAGAATATTTCTTCTCAGCGTCAAGTCTTTCTAGTTCTGAA ATTTGGAAGGCTAAAGAATGCTTGAATATCCTTCCAACTAGCAGAAATGTGAGGGTGGAGGCTGATATAATTGATGCTGTAACTGTTAAACTTCCCAACCTTGGTGTCACCTTGTTGCCAATGCAATTCAGGCAAATTAAAGATCCGATGGAAATAGTTAAGTTGGTTGTTACAAGTCAAGGTGGAGCTTATCTGAATGTTGATGAGATTATTGAACTAGCCAAACTTCTTGGGTTAAGCTCGTACGACGACATATCAGCTGTACAAGAAGCTATTGCAAGAGAAGCTGCAGTGGTTGGAGATCTCCAACTGGCTTTTGATCTATGTCTTGTTTTGGCCAAAAAAGGGCATGGTTCGGTCTGGGACTTATGTGCAGCACTGGCAAGAGGTCCTGCCCTTGAGAACATGGATATTTCTTCCAGAAAACAGCTGTTAGGTTTTGCTTTGAGCCACTGTGATGGGGAATCAATTGCTGAGTTACTACATGCATGGAAAGATCTGGATATGCAAGATCAATGTGAATCTTTAATGGTGTTGACTGGGACAGAGCCTGAAAATGCCTTAGTTCAGGACTCAACTATGTCCTATAAACCACCTTGTACCCCAGATAAAACAGACTTAAAGGAGTGTTCTGACCAGGAAGCACAACTTAAGCAGATTGAAAATGTACTCTTTCAGGTAGCCAAAGATGTACAGGTGGATGGTGATTGGACCATTCCGTCCATCTTGAGAGAAAATGGAAAACTATTGTCATTTGCTGCTGTGTATCTTCCATGGTTACTTGAACTGAGTCAAGAAGCAGAAAACAATAAGAAATTCAAATCCAGCTTATTTTCAGGGAATCGATATGTCAGTCTAAGAGCACAGGCAGTGATGACTATCTTGTCCTGGTTAGCAAGGAATGGTTTTTCCCCAAAGGACAGTTTGATTGCCTGTGTTGCTAAGTCCATTATGGAGTCGCCTGTCTCTGAGGAGGAAGACATCCTAGGATGCTCTTTCTTATTAAATCTTGCTGATGCCTTTTCAGGGGTGGATATAAttgaaagaaacttgataaCAAGAGAGAATTACAATGAAATAACCAGCATAATGAATGTTGGGATGATATACAGTTTGTTGCACAATTGTGGAATCAAGTGTGAAGACCCTGCACAAAGGAGGGACTTGCTTCTGACAAAGTTCCAGCAGAAACATAAACTGATCTGCTCAG ATGAAAAAGAACAAATAGACCAAGCACAATCTACATTTTGGAGAGAATGGAAACTGAAGCTAGAAGAGCAAAAGCGCAATGCAGACAGTTCAAGGAGTTTAGAACAAATTCTCCCTGGTGTTGAAGCTGCTCGCTTCTTATCTGGGGACATGGACTACAGAGAGAATGTTGTTTTATCATTTATCGAGTCCATGACCCCAGAGAAGAAACACAGTGTGAAGGATGTACTGAAGTTGGCCAATACTTATAGCTTAGATTGCAACAAG GTGCTGCTGCATTATCTGAGATCTATCTTTGTTTCTGACGCTTGGAGCACTGATGATGTTAGAAATGAAGTGTCAAATCACAGAGAAGAACTACTTGCTTGTGCTGCAGAAACAATAAAATGTATTTCCTCGTCGATCTACCCTGCAGTTGATGGACATGATAAGCAGAGGCTTTCTCTAATATATGGCCTGCTCTCTGACTGCTACTTGCAGCAAGATGAACAAATGGATCCAATGCATCCTCATTCTATTCATATTGCTCGTTTTTCCAAGATTGCTGAAGAAGAATGTTGCAGGGTGTCCTGTATCGAGGATCTGAACTTCAAAAATGTTGCTGGAATTGAAGATTTGAACTTGGATTGCTTCAACAGTGAAATTTCTGCTCATATCAATGAAAACAATGTTGAGGCATTGGCAAACCTGGTCAAGAACCTTCTTTCCGTTCGTGATGGTCCTGTGCCTGATGGTCTCTTGTCTTGGCAGTATGTATATGAACATCATGTTTTAAGTTTGTTGACAAAGTTGGAAGCTAGAACTGAACAGGGGGTCGATATTCAAAGCTCTGAAAGTCTTCATTGCTTAATCAGTGAGATTGAGCAGACTTACAATACCTGCTACAAATACTTAAAATTTGTCCCAAATCCTGCTCGTCTGGACATTCTGAAACGATTCTTGGCCATCATACTAACTGCTGAAGGATCTTTCAAGTCTCTGCCCTGTGGCTCAGGTTGGCAGGTGTGCCTTGCCATGCTTGTGGATACTTGGCTCAGAATGTTGAATGACATGCATGAAGTTGCACTCCTTGAGAATTCGGAAGAAAGATTCTGCTTAGAATGTATAATGATGTGTCTGAAAGTTTTTGCACGTCTAGTTGCTGGGGAAAAAGTCTCTTCTAGTCAGGGGTGGGCTACAGTTATTGGCTATGTAGGCTATGTTCTTGTTGGTGATGTTGCTgctgaaatcttcaatttctgCAGAGCGATGGTTTATGCTGGTTGTGGCTTTGGAGCCGTTGCGGTTGTATATGATGAAGTCATGGCTCACTTCCCACATGAAGCTGGATTGCTGACGGACTTTAAAAAAGAAGCTGCCAGCATCCAGAATCTTCGAAATCTCTATCTTAGTATCTTGAAGACCATCTTGCAGGAGTTGATTGACGAATCCTATGAGCATCAGTGTCTACACTATTACTTGTCATCTTTGAGTAAATTAGATGGTGACTTGGATAATCTGCTGAGTGTTAGACAGGCAGTTTGGGAGAGATTGGAAGAGTTCTCTGAGAACTTTCAGCTCCCCAACCATGTTCGAGTTTACATACTGGAGCTTATGCAACTTATTGCAGCTACTGATAAAAGCAGCAAAAGATTTTCGTCCAAGCTACAGGTGGAAGTTCATTCTTGGGAAGGTTGGGAGAATTTGCATAATGCATCTGCGAACTGCGAGAACACTGCCACTGATGGGATTTCAAATAAGATAGATACATCTAATAAGTTCACAAATACCTTGATTGCTCTAAAATCTACACAGCTGGTCTCCACTATTTCGCCCAACATAGAGATCACACCcgaagatctttcaactgtggAATCTACTGTCTCTTGCTTCCTTGGAGTATCTAAATTTGCTGAATCTGAATCTCATGTTGATGCATTATTAGCTATGCTCCAAGAATGGGAGGGACACTTTAGTAGGGAAGAAATTGAAAAGGATTCTGGTGAGGTATCTGATGGTGGAAACAGTTGGGGTAATGATGATTGGGATGAGGGATGGGAAAGCTTCCAAGAACCTATTGAAGAAGAACCAAAGAAGGGTGCTAAACTTTCAGTTCATCCTCTTCATGTCTGTTGGATGGAGATATTCAGAAAACTACTAACTATATCCCAGTACAACAAAATGTTGAAATTGCTAGACAAATCAGTGGCAAAGCCAGGCGAAGTATTACTAGACGAAGAGAATGCTCAAGGTTTGAGCCAGATTGCAGTTGAAATAGATTGCTTTCTAGCCCTTAAGTTGATGCTCTTGTTGCCATACGAAGTAATCCAGTTGCAGTGCTTGGAATCTGTCGAGCAGAAGCTGAAACAAGAAGGCATATCTGACAAAATCGGCATGGATCTTGAGATTTTACTTCTCGTTTTATCTTCTGGAGTTATATCAACTATCATCACCAAACCTTCATATGGTACCACATTCTCTTATATTTGCTTTATGGTGGGGAACTTCTCTCGACAGTGCCAAGAGTCCCAGTTATCAAGTTCCAGACGTGGTGAATCTGCAGAAAGTGAGAGTATATCAAAAGATTATATTGATCTTTTCCCAAGACTGATCTTTCCCTGTTTTGTCTCGGAGCTTGTGAGGTCAGGGCAGCAGGTTTTAGCAGGATTTCTTGTTACCAAGCTCATGCATACAAATCCTTCTCTTAGCTTAATCAACATAGCAGGTGCTTGTCTCACAAAGTATTTGGAGAGGCAAATACAAATACTACATGACAGCAACCCCTCCTTTAGGGATGGGGTGGGATCGTCTGAACCATTGGTTAATACGATATCCAGTTTGAGGGATAGGATGCAAAACCTGATCCAATCCTCACTATCATCGCTTTCACATGATCATAGATGA